One segment of Variovorax sp. PAMC28562 DNA contains the following:
- a CDS encoding ShlB/FhaC/HecB family hemolysin secretion/activation protein — protein sequence MNSCSFPLASRLTTLALCALVCSAVQAADPAPSASVPRFEISRYLVEGNTLVSSESIALALAPLTGAQREFSDVQRAVDAIEGVYIQAGYTAVKVTVPEQELVGGTVRISIVEAVVTSVTVVGNEHFTTENIRASMKLKTGAPPRLGELSESIQLANDNPAKQLSVSMAEGALPGTIDAKVSVVDYNPLRIIATVDNTGTASSGRWRTGVAIQHANLFGLDHVGTLAYTTSPDSPSGQKLGVYSVGYRIPLYNLGDSLDLVYGRSSVNSPSSSPTLGGVLGLTGKGETVGIRYNHFLGRTGESTAKIVFGFDRRNIDSRCDVNGQPLSIAGPTPPVASCVPYTTTPLSVTYISQREGVDQSINYNIGLSRNMASGQRFTNLDGRTDRYSYLTPGNRDTRDGFVVAHGAVNFLQALSGGWQVRLAGNAQLTDTPLVASEQFGLTGANAVRGFDERAVVADSGLVLSAELYTPELSARLGLPGNLRGLVFVDAGYGANHKAAGTYLPGSTNVASAGVGTRYSLSRDFSVRLDVARVLESGSSFIEKRGDWRTHLSAMFAF from the coding sequence ATGAATTCATGCAGTTTCCCGTTGGCGTCGCGACTGACGACGCTGGCCCTTTGCGCGCTTGTTTGTTCTGCAGTCCAAGCGGCCGACCCGGCGCCTTCCGCTTCGGTACCCAGATTCGAGATTTCGCGCTATCTGGTCGAAGGCAACACGCTGGTCTCCAGCGAGTCAATCGCTCTCGCGCTGGCGCCCCTGACCGGTGCGCAACGTGAATTCAGCGACGTGCAGCGTGCCGTGGACGCCATCGAGGGCGTGTACATCCAGGCCGGCTACACCGCCGTGAAGGTGACTGTTCCCGAGCAGGAACTCGTCGGCGGAACCGTCAGGATCAGCATCGTCGAAGCCGTGGTGACCTCGGTCACCGTCGTCGGCAACGAGCACTTCACGACTGAAAACATCCGCGCGAGCATGAAGCTGAAGACCGGCGCGCCGCCGCGCCTGGGCGAGCTCTCGGAATCGATCCAGTTGGCCAACGACAACCCGGCCAAGCAGCTCTCGGTGTCGATGGCGGAAGGCGCGTTGCCCGGCACGATCGACGCGAAGGTGTCCGTGGTCGACTACAACCCGCTGCGCATCATCGCCACGGTGGACAACACGGGCACGGCCAGCAGCGGCCGGTGGCGCACCGGCGTCGCGATCCAGCATGCCAACCTGTTTGGCCTCGACCATGTGGGCACGCTGGCCTACACGACCTCGCCCGACAGCCCGTCCGGCCAGAAACTGGGCGTGTATTCGGTGGGCTACCGGATCCCGCTGTACAACCTGGGCGACAGCCTGGACCTGGTCTACGGCCGCTCGAGCGTCAATTCGCCATCGAGCTCGCCCACGCTCGGCGGCGTGCTGGGCCTCACCGGAAAGGGCGAGACCGTCGGCATCCGCTACAACCATTTTCTCGGGCGAACCGGAGAAAGCACCGCCAAGATCGTCTTCGGCTTCGACCGCAGGAACATCGACTCGCGCTGCGACGTGAACGGCCAGCCCCTCAGCATCGCCGGCCCGACGCCGCCGGTGGCCTCGTGCGTGCCGTACACGACGACGCCGCTCAGCGTCACGTACATCTCTCAGCGCGAGGGCGTGGACCAGTCGATCAACTACAACATCGGCCTGTCGCGCAACATGGCCAGCGGCCAGCGCTTCACCAACCTGGACGGCCGTACCGACCGCTACTCGTACCTGACGCCGGGCAACCGCGACACGCGCGACGGCTTCGTGGTCGCGCACGGCGCCGTCAACTTCCTGCAAGCCTTGTCGGGCGGGTGGCAAGTGCGTCTGGCCGGCAACGCCCAGTTGACCGACACGCCGCTGGTGGCCAGCGAACAATTCGGCCTCACCGGCGCGAACGCGGTGCGGGGCTTCGACGAGCGCGCGGTGGTTGCCGACAGTGGCCTGGTGCTCAGCGCCGAGCTCTACACGCCCGAACTGAGCGCTCGACTTGGCCTGCCAGGCAACCTCCGCGGCCTGGTGTTCGTGGATGCCGGGTACGGCGCCAACCACAAGGCCGCGGGCACCTATTTGCCGGGCAGCACGAACGTGGCCAGTGCCGGCGTAGGCACGCGCTACAGCCTGAGTCGCGACTTCAGCGTCCGGCTGGACGTGGCCCGCGTGCTTGAGTCGGGCAGTTCGTTCATCGAGAAGCGCGGCGACTGGCGCACCCATTTGAGTGCGATGTTCGCGTTCTGA
- a CDS encoding GNAT family N-acetyltransferase, whose protein sequence is MDALHGHWGVAPPKLGDFERWTTLPTFQPHLWQVAWHVESGRVAGQVKPFINEEQNRRRGETEFISVGAPWRRRGLARALIAKALHAQRDAGMSDSVLGVDADNAHDAARLYESCGFRVTRRNMVLRKPLVG, encoded by the coding sequence ATGGATGCTTTGCATGGACACTGGGGCGTCGCACCGCCAAAGCTAGGCGACTTTGAGCGCTGGACCACCCTGCCGACTTTCCAGCCGCACCTGTGGCAAGTCGCATGGCACGTTGAGAGCGGGCGGGTGGCCGGACAGGTCAAGCCCTTTATCAATGAAGAGCAGAACCGTCGGCGCGGTGAAACTGAATTTATCAGTGTCGGCGCACCATGGCGTCGGCGTGGCTTGGCGCGCGCCCTTATCGCCAAGGCACTCCATGCACAACGCGATGCTGGCATGAGCGATTCCGTGTTGGGCGTAGACGCCGACAACGCACACGACGCCGCACGACTCTATGAAAGCTGTGGCTTTCGCGTGACCCGGCGCAACATGGTCTTGCGCAAACCTTTGGTTGGATAA
- a CDS encoding LysR family transcriptional regulator produces the protein MKVKQPTGTSGKFRAVLGQLSDIDLRLLKVFKSVVECGGMAAAELELNIGTSTVSRHVKDLETRLAMVLCRRGRAGFALTPDGQRVYDETLRLLASVDAFRDSIDDIHHRMGGQLEVAIFDKTASNPQAHIGAAIALFSAKAPDVGLNMHVANINAIERGIIDGRFHIGVIPSHRSSGSLAYADLFGETMLLYCGADHALFSASHVGLTWDKLRAHAFAGLGYHSPNMELSHRARLPRKATGFDQEAIATLILSGQYLGFLPDHYAEAFVQRGQMQAVAPKRFHYACRFVSLLRRSPTPSRATQLFAECLVMAHAGKAHTAFL, from the coding sequence ATGAAAGTAAAGCAACCGACCGGCACTTCCGGCAAATTCCGCGCGGTGCTCGGCCAGCTGAGCGACATCGACCTGCGGCTGCTCAAGGTGTTCAAGAGCGTGGTCGAGTGCGGCGGCATGGCGGCGGCGGAGCTGGAACTCAACATCGGCACCTCGACGGTGAGCCGCCACGTCAAGGATCTTGAAACCCGGCTGGCGATGGTCCTGTGCCGACGCGGCCGGGCCGGCTTCGCGCTCACGCCCGACGGCCAGCGCGTCTACGACGAAACGCTGCGGTTGCTGGCATCGGTCGACGCCTTCCGCGACAGCATCGACGACATCCACCACCGCATGGGCGGCCAGCTCGAAGTGGCGATCTTCGACAAGACTGCGAGCAACCCGCAAGCGCACATCGGTGCGGCCATCGCGCTCTTCTCCGCCAAGGCACCGGACGTGGGTTTGAACATGCACGTCGCGAACATCAACGCCATCGAGCGCGGCATCATCGACGGGCGCTTTCACATCGGGGTCATCCCTTCGCACCGCAGCTCAGGCAGCCTGGCCTACGCGGATCTCTTCGGTGAAACGATGCTGCTGTATTGCGGCGCCGACCACGCGCTCTTCAGCGCGTCGCATGTCGGCCTCACCTGGGACAAGCTGCGCGCCCACGCTTTCGCCGGCCTGGGCTATCACTCGCCCAACATGGAACTGAGCCACCGTGCGCGGCTGCCGCGCAAGGCCACCGGCTTCGACCAGGAAGCGATCGCGACGCTCATCCTGTCAGGGCAGTACCTCGGCTTTTTGCCAGACCACTACGCGGAGGCATTCGTGCAGCGCGGGCAGATGCAGGCGGTGGCGCCGAAGCGCTTTCACTACGCGTGCCGCTTCGTGAGTCTGCTGCGACGGTCGCCGACGCCGTCCCGGGCGACGCAGCTGTTTGCGGAGTGCCTGGTGATGGCGCATGCGGGCAAGGCGCATACGGCGTTTCTGTAA
- a CDS encoding aspartate aminotransferase family protein, whose product MPASTAVPVISHAPTAAVAAVESRPHSESTSLDAWWMPYTGNRNFKADPRMIVEARGCYFTDGDGRKVFDGLSGLWCTGLGHGRPEITEAVSRQIAKLDYAPPFQFGHPLAFELANKIKGLMPAGLDRVFFTNSGSDAADTSLKMARAYWRTKGKASKTRLIGREKGYHGVNYGGISVGGIGANRKLFGQGIEADHLPHTQLASNAFSRGMPTQGAELADRLLDLITLHDASNIAAVIVEPMSGSAGVVVPPQGYLQRLRDICTAHDILLIFDEVITGFGRCGAMTGAEAFGVVPDIMNIAKQVTNGAQPMGAVIAKTEIYDTFMDAGGLEYMIEFPHGYTYSAHPVACAAGIAALDVLVSEDMVGRVQALAPHFENAVHSLKGSKHVVDIRNYGLAAGFTLAALPGEPARRPYEVAMACWKKGFYVRYGGDTIQLAPAFVAEPAEIDRMVNALGDALAETA is encoded by the coding sequence ATGCCCGCATCCACCGCCGTCCCCGTGATTTCACATGCTCCGACTGCGGCTGTCGCAGCGGTCGAGAGCAGGCCGCATTCCGAGTCGACCTCGCTCGACGCCTGGTGGATGCCATACACCGGCAACCGCAACTTCAAGGCCGACCCGCGCATGATCGTGGAGGCCAGGGGCTGCTACTTCACCGATGGCGACGGGCGCAAGGTGTTCGACGGGTTGTCCGGCCTTTGGTGCACCGGGCTCGGCCACGGCCGTCCGGAAATCACCGAAGCGGTGAGCCGCCAGATCGCCAAGCTCGACTACGCGCCGCCGTTCCAGTTCGGGCATCCGCTGGCTTTCGAGCTGGCGAACAAGATCAAGGGCCTGATGCCCGCTGGCCTCGATCGCGTGTTCTTCACCAACTCGGGATCGGACGCGGCCGACACCTCGCTCAAGATGGCGCGTGCCTACTGGCGCACCAAGGGCAAGGCCAGCAAGACACGCCTGATCGGCCGCGAGAAGGGCTATCACGGCGTCAACTACGGTGGTATTTCGGTCGGCGGCATCGGCGCCAATCGCAAGCTGTTCGGACAGGGCATCGAGGCCGACCACCTGCCGCACACGCAACTGGCTTCCAATGCCTTCAGCCGCGGCATGCCGACGCAAGGCGCCGAGCTGGCCGACCGCCTGCTCGACCTCATCACGCTGCACGACGCGTCGAACATCGCCGCTGTGATCGTCGAGCCGATGTCGGGCTCTGCCGGCGTCGTGGTGCCGCCGCAGGGCTACCTGCAGCGCCTGCGCGACATCTGCACCGCGCACGACATCCTGCTGATATTCGACGAGGTCATCACCGGATTCGGCCGCTGCGGTGCGATGACCGGTGCCGAGGCTTTCGGCGTCGTGCCGGACATCATGAACATCGCCAAGCAGGTCACCAACGGCGCGCAGCCGATGGGCGCCGTCATCGCCAAGACTGAGATCTACGACACCTTCATGGACGCCGGTGGGCTCGAGTACATGATCGAGTTTCCGCACGGCTACACCTACTCGGCGCATCCCGTGGCGTGCGCTGCCGGCATCGCCGCGCTCGACGTTCTAGTGTCCGAAGACATGGTCGGGCGCGTGCAGGCACTCGCGCCGCACTTCGAGAACGCGGTGCACAGCCTGAAGGGCAGCAAGCACGTGGTGGACATCCGCAACTACGGCCTGGCGGCCGGCTTCACGCTGGCGGCATTGCCAGGCGAGCCGGCGCGGCGGCCCTATGAAGTGGCGATGGCGTGCTGGAAAAAGGGCTTCTACGTGCGCTACGGCGGCGACACGATTCAATTGGCGCCGGCGTTTGTCGCCGAGCCGGCGGAGATCGACCGCATGGTCAACGCGCTGGGTGATGCGCTGGCCGAGACGGCCTGA
- a CDS encoding TetR/AcrR family transcriptional regulator — protein MPHPLAKPRGRPRSELAATAVLEAAYRLCASGGLRGATIQAICAESGVSKMTIYKWWDGRLQLLIDAYMRQATLLLPLSETEPPAKAIRAHAQSYVTALQGDLGRVQMAVLAECMAENGNSAVFVERYLSIRRKLGVSVIRRGQADGSILSPRSAEALYDQIYGTIWYRFQFGLRALNKAFVDSLIDAVFAHGAENQL, from the coding sequence ATGCCCCATCCCCTTGCCAAGCCTCGCGGTCGACCCCGTTCTGAACTCGCCGCCACGGCGGTGCTCGAAGCTGCGTACCGGCTGTGCGCATCGGGCGGCCTGCGGGGCGCAACCATCCAGGCGATCTGCGCTGAATCCGGCGTCTCGAAGATGACCATCTACAAGTGGTGGGACGGCCGGCTGCAACTGCTCATCGATGCCTACATGCGCCAGGCAACGCTGCTACTGCCCCTGTCGGAAACAGAGCCACCGGCCAAGGCCATCAGGGCGCATGCGCAGAGTTATGTCACCGCCTTGCAGGGCGATCTGGGCCGTGTGCAAATGGCGGTGCTGGCCGAATGCATGGCGGAAAATGGGAACTCTGCAGTGTTCGTCGAACGGTATCTGAGCATCCGGCGCAAGCTGGGCGTCAGCGTGATCCGGCGCGGCCAAGCCGATGGCAGCATCTTGTCTCCGCGCTCGGCCGAGGCGCTTTACGACCAGATCTACGGCACGATCTGGTACCGCTTCCAGTTCGGCCTGAGGGCTTTGAACAAAGCCTTCGTCGACTCGCTGATCGACGCCGTCTTTGCGCACGGCGCCGAAAATCAACTTTGA
- a CDS encoding alpha/beta fold hydrolase gives MKQDFASAAVGSDSEVFQAGNVVLQSGRTFRNMSIVYKTFGTLNADRSNVIVYPTSYSAQHHDTQFMVSEGGALDPSKYFIVIPNLFGNGLSSSPSNTPWPDVGTRYPDVTYFDAVHVQRRMLAELWGIDKVALVYGWSMGAMQAYHWAALFPDAVERIAVVCGSARCAPHNKVFIEGAMHALMADPAYRDGVFTERPVRGFRAMGRVYAGWALSQTFYREEMWRGLGASSLEDYLVTSWETTFARRDPADLLAQFRTWQSGDISANDLYGGDLKKALGAIRARVLLMPGDHDLYFQVDDNRAEMAHLRNAELAPIPSVWGHRAGNPVNQPEDRAFIETRVKTLLAT, from the coding sequence ATGAAACAAGACTTTGCATCGGCAGCTGTCGGGAGTGACAGCGAAGTCTTTCAGGCCGGCAACGTCGTGCTGCAGTCCGGCCGCACCTTTCGCAACATGTCGATCGTCTACAAGACCTTCGGGACGCTGAATGCCGACCGCTCGAACGTGATCGTCTACCCGACGTCGTACAGCGCGCAGCATCACGACACGCAGTTCATGGTGAGCGAGGGCGGCGCGCTCGATCCGTCGAAATACTTCATCGTCATTCCCAACCTGTTCGGCAACGGCCTGTCGAGCTCGCCATCGAACACGCCTTGGCCGGACGTCGGCACGCGCTATCCCGATGTGACGTACTTCGACGCGGTGCACGTGCAGCGCCGCATGCTCGCCGAACTCTGGGGCATCGACAAGGTCGCGCTGGTGTACGGCTGGTCGATGGGCGCGATGCAGGCTTACCACTGGGCGGCGTTGTTCCCGGACGCGGTCGAGCGCATTGCGGTGGTCTGCGGATCGGCCCGCTGCGCACCGCACAACAAGGTGTTTATCGAAGGCGCGATGCACGCGTTGATGGCCGACCCGGCCTACCGAGACGGCGTGTTCACCGAGCGGCCGGTGCGCGGCTTTCGCGCCATGGGCCGGGTCTACGCCGGCTGGGCACTGTCGCAGACCTTCTACCGCGAAGAGATGTGGCGCGGGCTGGGCGCCTCGTCGCTCGAAGACTATCTGGTGACTTCATGGGAGACCACCTTCGCGCGTCGCGACCCGGCCGATCTGCTGGCGCAGTTCCGCACCTGGCAAAGCGGCGACATCAGCGCCAACGACCTGTATGGCGGCGATTTGAAGAAGGCGCTCGGCGCCATCCGCGCCCGCGTGCTGCTGATGCCGGGCGACCACGACCTCTACTTCCAGGTCGACGACAACCGAGCCGAGATGGCGCACCTGCGCAATGCCGAGCTCGCACCGATTCCGTCGGTGTGGGGCCATCGCGCGGGCAACCCGGTGAACCAGCCGGAGGACCGGGCTTTCATCGAAACCCGCGTCAAGACGCTGCTTGCGACATGA
- a CDS encoding fatty acid desaturase: MTSSIHIDLDTAVPDQATNTAEPRTARKPATFRVGAKDLKALAVRSDAAAVRRAAGHLGAIALGGFALWHALGTVWAVPLMLLQGYFIAFLFTAVHETAHQTAFKTRTGNYLLGHLAGFAIFLPYEYYRAYHWVHHRHTQDPALDPELASPLPHTWMGIAWLWTGMPIWIGRARLLFVHGVLGKVNVPWVPEDKRALIVREARCYLAGYAVVIAISLAAGSLAALWLWVVPLAVGQLFLRPYLLAEHTGCAHSPDMLENTRTTYTNRVVHFFAWNMPFHVEHHAYPAVPFHALPRLNALLAVHITHTVDGYPAATVDVLRHLRSLPASSPSTPERKLP, from the coding sequence ATGACCTCTTCCATCCACATCGATCTCGACACCGCCGTTCCCGACCAGGCCACGAACACCGCCGAACCTCGCACCGCTCGCAAGCCCGCCACTTTCCGCGTCGGCGCGAAAGACCTGAAGGCGCTGGCCGTGCGCTCCGACGCTGCCGCCGTGCGCCGCGCCGCCGGCCACCTGGGTGCCATCGCGCTCGGTGGCTTCGCGCTGTGGCATGCGCTCGGCACCGTGTGGGCCGTCCCGCTCATGCTGCTGCAGGGCTACTTCATCGCCTTCCTGTTCACGGCGGTGCATGAAACCGCGCATCAGACTGCTTTCAAGACACGCACCGGCAACTACCTGCTCGGTCACCTTGCCGGCTTCGCGATCTTCCTGCCTTACGAGTACTACCGCGCCTACCACTGGGTGCACCACCGTCACACGCAGGACCCGGCGCTGGACCCCGAACTCGCGTCGCCGTTGCCGCACACGTGGATGGGCATCGCATGGCTGTGGACCGGCATGCCGATATGGATCGGCCGGGCCCGGCTGCTATTCGTCCATGGCGTGTTGGGCAAGGTCAACGTGCCGTGGGTGCCCGAGGACAAGCGAGCGCTGATCGTGCGCGAGGCGCGTTGCTACCTCGCAGGCTACGCCGTGGTGATTGCCATCTCTCTGGCGGCCGGATCGCTGGCCGCGCTCTGGCTTTGGGTCGTTCCGTTGGCGGTCGGCCAGTTGTTCCTGCGCCCCTACCTGCTGGCCGAGCACACCGGCTGCGCGCATTCGCCCGACATGCTGGAGAACACGCGCACCACGTACACCAACCGCGTCGTGCATTTCTTTGCCTGGAACATGCCGTTCCATGTCGAGCACCACGCCTACCCCGCCGTGCCTTTTCATGCGTTGCCACGGCTCAATGCGCTGCTGGCCGTGCATATCACCCACACTGTCGATGGCTACCCTGCGGCCACTGTCGACGTGCTGCGCCATCTCCGTTCGCTTCCCGCCTCGTCTCCATCAACCCCCGAAAGAAAACTTCCATGA
- a CDS encoding ABC transporter substrate-binding protein gives MNAHKRGLLVRLLLAGASIFLTQLPGVALAQDKPVSGGTLNMLVQPEPPSLMLGLNQLGPTQFAASKIYQSLLTYGPDLKPLPSLATSWTISPDNLTYTFVLQKNVKWHDGKPFSSADVVFSADKFLRETHPRLRALMNQRVESVKADGDDKVVFRLKEPFNPFIYAFEVSTMPIVPKHIYDGTDYRTNPANNTPIGTGPFKLKEWKRGSYIHLVKNPDYYKPGLPYLDEIYLRVIPDAASRAVAFERGTVDVLRGGDVENFEVRRLQKLPDVGVTTAGWEMFSPNLWLQMNLRKPPFDKKEVRQAIMYAMDRNFVLKNIFFNVGKVATGPIASTTLYYDKNVPSYNYDMAKAKKMLADAGVKPGDYTIKVLPIPYGSVWDRLGEYTKQQLEQLGFKVSIEATDPAGWSKKVSDFDFDLTMNFLYQYADPAIGVTRNYVSTNIIKGTPFGNNHGYNNPEVDRLLGAAPLLKSADARQRMYSEAQRILVDDVAVGYLIEMQYATLYRNKVHNLVTTGIGLNESLDNVWISK, from the coding sequence ATGAATGCACACAAAAGAGGCCTGCTCGTGCGGCTGCTCCTTGCCGGCGCAAGCATCTTTCTCACGCAGCTGCCGGGGGTGGCCCTGGCGCAAGACAAGCCGGTGTCGGGCGGAACGCTCAACATGCTGGTGCAGCCCGAACCGCCGTCGCTGATGCTGGGCCTCAACCAACTCGGCCCGACGCAATTCGCGGCCAGCAAGATCTACCAATCGTTGCTGACGTACGGGCCCGACCTGAAACCGCTGCCTTCGCTCGCCACCTCGTGGACCATCTCGCCTGACAATTTGACCTACACCTTCGTGCTGCAGAAGAATGTCAAGTGGCACGACGGCAAGCCTTTCAGCTCCGCCGACGTGGTGTTCTCCGCCGACAAGTTCCTGCGTGAGACGCACCCGCGCCTGCGCGCGCTGATGAACCAGCGCGTCGAGTCGGTCAAGGCCGATGGCGACGACAAGGTGGTGTTCAGGCTCAAGGAACCGTTCAACCCCTTCATCTATGCCTTCGAGGTGTCGACCATGCCGATCGTGCCCAAGCACATCTACGACGGCACCGACTACCGCACCAACCCGGCCAACAACACGCCCATCGGCACCGGCCCCTTCAAGCTGAAGGAGTGGAAGCGCGGCTCGTACATCCACCTGGTCAAGAACCCCGACTACTACAAGCCCGGCCTGCCTTACCTCGACGAGATCTACCTGCGCGTGATCCCCGACGCGGCCTCGCGTGCGGTGGCCTTCGAGCGCGGCACGGTCGACGTGCTGCGTGGCGGCGACGTCGAAAACTTCGAAGTGCGGCGCTTGCAGAAGCTGCCCGATGTCGGTGTGACCACCGCCGGCTGGGAAATGTTCTCGCCCAACCTGTGGCTGCAGATGAACCTGCGCAAGCCGCCGTTCGACAAGAAGGAAGTGCGCCAGGCCATCATGTATGCAATGGACCGCAACTTCGTTCTGAAGAACATCTTCTTCAACGTCGGCAAGGTCGCGACCGGTCCGATCGCGTCGACCACGCTCTACTACGACAAGAACGTCCCGAGCTACAACTACGACATGGCCAAGGCCAAGAAGATGCTGGCCGACGCGGGCGTGAAGCCGGGCGACTACACCATCAAGGTGCTGCCCATTCCCTACGGCTCGGTCTGGGACCGGCTGGGTGAATACACCAAGCAGCAACTGGAGCAGCTCGGCTTCAAGGTCAGCATCGAGGCGACCGACCCGGCCGGTTGGTCGAAGAAGGTGTCGGACTTCGACTTCGACCTGACGATGAACTTTCTCTACCAGTACGCCGACCCGGCCATCGGCGTGACGCGCAACTACGTCAGCACCAACATCATCAAGGGCACGCCGTTCGGCAACAACCACGGCTACAACAACCCCGAAGTCGACCGCCTGTTGGGCGCTGCGCCCCTGCTCAAGAGTGCCGACGCCCGCCAGCGCATGTACTCGGAAGCGCAACGCATCCTGGTCGACGACGTGGCGGTGGGCTACCTGATCGAAATGCAGTACGCCACGCTCTACCGCAACAAGGTGCACAACCTGGTGACGACCGGCATCGGCCTGAACGAGTCGCTCGACAACGTCTGGATTTCGAAGTAA
- a CDS encoding ABC transporter permease — protein MNSLEFLFKRLLKAAFVVLGVVVFNFLLIHLAPGDPATVIAGESGAGDAQFLAQLRQQFGLDQPLYVQLWLYVKGVLTFNMGFSYRNNLPVSELILDRLPATLLLSASAFVFSLLLGILLGVMAAVRRGKLADSLIMSGALLFYATPLFWVSLMAMLVFSIRLDWLPPFGMETIGGGLTGTARIWDVMQHMVLPVVTLGLFFTAIYTRLTRASMLEVGSLDFVKTARAKGVPAGQITRRHVLRNAMLPVFTFAGIQAGQILGGAVLTETVFAWPGIGRLMFDALIQRDYPVLLGVFLVTSVLVVLVNLLTDVFYRFIDPRIEASS, from the coding sequence ATGAACTCGCTCGAGTTTCTTTTCAAGCGGCTGCTGAAGGCGGCGTTCGTGGTGCTGGGCGTGGTGGTGTTCAACTTCCTGCTGATCCACCTGGCGCCGGGCGATCCGGCGACCGTCATCGCCGGCGAATCGGGCGCTGGCGACGCGCAGTTCCTGGCGCAGTTGCGCCAGCAGTTCGGGCTCGATCAGCCTCTGTACGTGCAGCTGTGGCTGTACGTCAAGGGCGTGTTGACCTTCAACATGGGCTTCTCTTACCGCAACAACCTGCCGGTGAGCGAGCTCATCCTCGACCGGTTGCCGGCCACGCTGCTGTTGAGCGCATCGGCCTTCGTTTTTTCGTTGTTGCTGGGCATCCTGCTCGGCGTGATGGCGGCGGTGCGGCGCGGCAAGTTGGCCGATTCGCTCATCATGTCGGGCGCGTTGCTGTTCTATGCCACGCCGCTGTTCTGGGTCTCGCTGATGGCGATGCTGGTGTTCTCCATTCGCCTCGACTGGTTGCCGCCGTTCGGCATGGAGACCATCGGCGGCGGCCTCACCGGTACAGCACGCATATGGGACGTGATGCAGCACATGGTGTTGCCGGTCGTGACGCTCGGCCTGTTTTTCACTGCCATCTACACGCGCCTGACGCGTGCCTCCATGCTCGAAGTCGGCTCGCTCGATTTCGTCAAGACGGCGCGCGCCAAAGGCGTGCCAGCCGGGCAGATCACGCGCCGCCACGTGTTGCGCAACGCAATGCTGCCGGTCTTCACCTTCGCCGGCATCCAGGCCGGCCAGATTCTCGGTGGCGCGGTGCTGACAGAGACCGTGTTCGCCTGGCCCGGCATCGGCCGCCTGATGTTCGACGCGTTGATCCAGCGCGACTATCCGGTGTTGCTCGGCGTGTTCCTGGTGACCTCCGTGCTGGTGGTGCTGGTGAACCTGCTGACCGACGTGTTCTACCGCTTCATCGACCCGCGCATCGAGGCCAGCTCATGA